AAATCGCAATGGTTAATGTTAGTGAGATGTTAAAATCTTGTCAATATGACATTACTTTATTATTACAAGTTCATGATGAATTAATTTTTGAAGTTAAAGATGAAGATGTAAAAAGTATAATACCATTAATTGAGGATGCTATGAATGATGCTTATCAAATGGAAGTTAAAATAGAAGCACATTATAGCATTGGTAAGACATGGTATGATTTATAGAATTATATATGATACAATTTAATTGAAGAAAATGTAGTTTAGAAAAAATAGAAAGTAGGTAAAATTTATGAAGAAATTTATTGTATTATTATTTATGCTGTTTTTTGCCTTTGAAAATGATGCTGTTAATGCGGCTTGTAATGATAATGGACAAAATCTTAGTAAAGGGCATATTATTAGTGAGTACAACTGTGAAACAGGAGAGTTATATGCCTATGGATTAAATAAATTTGGTGCATTAGGTACTGGAAATTACCAAGATGTAACTGAAGCAAATAAAATAAAAATCAATTCTAAAATAGGTAATAGAAAGATAATTGATTACTTTATTACATCAGGGAATATGTATGTATTAACTAATGATAATAAAGTTTATGCGACTGGAATTAAGGTAG
The nucleotide sequence above comes from Bacilli bacterium PM5-9. Encoded proteins:
- a CDS encoding hypothetical protein (product_source=Hypo-rule applied; cath_funfam=2.130.10.30; cleavage_site_network=SignalP-noTM; superfamily=50985); the protein is MKKFIVLLFMLFFAFENDAVNAACNDNGQNLSKGHIISEYNCETGELYAYGLNKFGALGTGNYQDVTEANKIKINSKIGNRKIIDYFITSGNMYVLTNDNKVYATGIKVADGSEKRNTFNEIYFYKQSKNKILSLNGKQLWNGDISSVSYSKYSIDFKVSKNIQYYFGKLGIPICDGPLNMSINRYYNCDLEGKSYPIYIEEKNKTGLVQAEINRKR